From Candidatus Brocadiaceae bacterium, the proteins below share one genomic window:
- a CDS encoding efflux RND transporter permease subunit — protein sequence MISLSAFSLKYKPIVITMVALLLLWGSLSYFTMSRREDPEYTVRTCLILTKWPGTPTEKVEELITFKLEDEINTLDGIRWVKSETSVGISSVYVELDRATPGDAVEQMWDKVRSRVDRVPMPEPNINPVVIDDFGDTNIMLIALYQTPLFGDDEIKPANRYTFRELDIFSDRLKDEITLLPGVAKVVRTGVQDEAIYIETDLGTWSQLSLTTDQLEEIVSRRNVIAPGGEIDTDTGRFTVKPSGDIDAMRELRSIVVGTTGNVTSRSPVYLQDLGLKITRDYKDPPNTITRYGDPDTSEPCVIIAFTMKDGANIVDICAEAKRLVKRLTVEDKILPPDIAIDYVSDQSETVTRKISDFMGNVVAAVVIVVVVVYLMVGLRSAAVMGANIPLVIIGSIAIITVFDVQLEQISLAAMIIALGMLVDNAVQICDQTRRLQMEGMSAFQAAQEGANQLAFPILIATGTTIAAFYPMLIGLQGSTREYIYSLPVTLTVTLALSYVLAMTFCVLLAYWFVKPPKDPSQSMSPVLQLVNFIKKKLSKGSPRAQTGSKKRNVLTDLYPDLVHACLKVRFLVIGISFGLLFVVLMLPVGSEFFPQDLRNQFTVEIWLPEGANIHQTDETTRQVEDLIRKLSPYTDKQGNPAQRLQCMASVVGKGCDRWYLGRNPESPKPNFAEIVVKTTSGYVTPGYAQDIRRVAREGDPGLDISPVANARVIPRELVMGPSVDAPIGIRIFGPRLGVGFADLTILKEQADKLKAILRNQAGAWDIYDSWGSSGYQLSIDVDEDKANLAGVTNLGLAQTLNAYFSGHYITTFREGDHLVPVYLRLPPEQRGSLNEVKATYVEGLYGKTPIDTVAKIHPEWKPAKIERRFLQRVIEVRARVEKGCRANDIILPMLNSEDFEQWKANLPPGYWWEAGGELFESSQARGELSLSLVISILMIILLLIIQYNGFAKPVIILATLPLALIGALFGLYITGNPLGFMPQLGILSLFGIVVNTAIIYIEFADTLIKEKAEQTDGSGPILGLTIQEFRECLAQAGQARLLPIAMTTLTTIGGLLPLALAGGPLWEGMSWLMIFGLTVATLLTLIVVPSLYAIFVENFKVSPIQKSLMKMSFHSQNK from the coding sequence ATGATAAGCCTTTCCGCGTTTTCGCTCAAATATAAACCCATTGTTATAACAATGGTGGCCCTGCTGCTATTATGGGGCAGTCTGAGCTACTTTACCATGTCACGTCGCGAGGACCCTGAGTATACGGTACGGACCTGCCTGATACTAACCAAATGGCCTGGAACGCCCACAGAAAAGGTTGAAGAACTGATTACCTTCAAGCTGGAAGATGAAATAAACACCCTTGACGGAATCCGCTGGGTTAAGTCTGAAACCTCGGTAGGTATATCGTCGGTATATGTAGAGCTTGACAGGGCCACGCCAGGCGACGCTGTTGAACAAATGTGGGACAAGGTCCGATCACGGGTTGACCGGGTGCCCATGCCGGAACCAAATATAAACCCTGTCGTCATTGACGATTTCGGCGATACAAACATCATGCTTATAGCTCTTTATCAGACGCCTTTATTTGGCGATGATGAGATAAAACCGGCAAACAGGTACACATTCCGTGAACTGGATATCTTTTCTGACCGGCTCAAAGACGAGATTACCCTTCTCCCGGGTGTTGCCAAGGTAGTGCGCACAGGAGTACAGGATGAAGCGATTTACATAGAAACTGACCTGGGAACGTGGTCACAGCTTTCCCTGACTACCGACCAGCTGGAAGAGATTGTCTCACGGCGTAACGTAATAGCTCCCGGAGGAGAAATAGACACAGACACGGGAAGATTTACGGTAAAACCAAGCGGCGACATTGACGCAATGCGTGAGCTAAGATCCATTGTCGTTGGCACAACCGGCAATGTAACATCCAGGTCTCCGGTATATCTGCAGGACCTGGGGCTTAAGATAACTCGAGACTATAAGGACCCTCCAAACACAATTACCCGCTACGGGGACCCAGACACTTCAGAACCCTGCGTCATTATAGCCTTCACCATGAAAGATGGCGCAAACATTGTAGACATCTGTGCTGAGGCAAAAAGGCTTGTCAAACGATTGACCGTTGAAGACAAAATTTTACCCCCTGATATTGCAATCGACTATGTTTCAGATCAGTCCGAAACCGTAACGCGCAAGATCAGTGATTTTATGGGAAATGTCGTTGCCGCTGTCGTTATTGTAGTTGTGGTTGTATACCTGATGGTTGGACTTCGATCTGCGGCAGTCATGGGGGCAAACATACCGCTTGTGATTATTGGATCAATTGCCATAATTACCGTGTTTGATGTGCAGCTTGAACAAATCTCTCTCGCGGCAATGATCATCGCGTTAGGCATGCTTGTTGATAATGCTGTGCAGATCTGTGATCAGACACGAAGGCTTCAAATGGAAGGAATGTCCGCTTTTCAAGCAGCGCAGGAGGGGGCAAATCAGCTTGCATTTCCTATCCTTATCGCAACCGGCACTACCATTGCGGCTTTTTATCCCATGCTCATCGGGCTGCAGGGCTCCACACGCGAATACATATACAGCCTGCCAGTCACCCTTACTGTTACATTGGCTCTCAGTTACGTGCTGGCAATGACATTCTGTGTCCTATTGGCATACTGGTTTGTAAAACCGCCAAAAGACCCCTCTCAGTCAATGTCGCCAGTGCTACAACTGGTCAATTTTATCAAAAAGAAACTGAGCAAAGGTTCCCCCAGGGCGCAAACCGGTTCGAAAAAACGCAACGTTTTGACTGATCTCTATCCCGATCTCGTTCATGCCTGCCTCAAGGTCAGATTCCTGGTCATTGGTATTTCTTTCGGACTCCTGTTCGTTGTGCTCATGCTCCCTGTCGGGTCTGAATTCTTTCCGCAGGATTTGCGGAATCAGTTTACCGTTGAGATATGGTTGCCCGAAGGGGCAAACATTCATCAGACAGATGAAACAACGCGCCAGGTAGAGGATCTTATTCGGAAACTCAGCCCTTATACTGACAAACAGGGCAATCCTGCTCAACGCCTGCAGTGTATGGCATCGGTCGTGGGAAAGGGATGTGACCGCTGGTATCTGGGCAGAAATCCGGAATCGCCAAAACCCAATTTTGCAGAGATTGTAGTAAAGACCACCAGCGGTTACGTCACCCCTGGTTATGCGCAAGACATCCGCAGGGTTGCGCGAGAAGGAGACCCCGGCCTTGACATCAGCCCCGTAGCCAACGCCCGTGTTATTCCGCGCGAGCTGGTGATGGGACCTTCTGTTGACGCGCCAATCGGCATTCGTATATTCGGACCAAGGCTGGGTGTTGGCTTTGCCGACCTTACCATTCTCAAGGAGCAGGCGGACAAGCTCAAGGCAATACTTCGTAATCAGGCTGGCGCCTGGGATATTTATGATTCCTGGGGATCCTCCGGCTATCAACTCAGCATCGATGTCGATGAGGATAAGGCCAACCTTGCCGGGGTAACGAATCTCGGCCTTGCTCAAACACTCAATGCCTATTTCTCCGGCCACTATATCACAACCTTCCGGGAAGGCGACCATCTTGTTCCAGTCTATTTGCGACTGCCACCGGAACAACGGGGCTCTTTAAACGAGGTGAAGGCTACATACGTCGAAGGATTATATGGCAAGACGCCAATCGATACAGTAGCAAAAATTCATCCGGAGTGGAAACCGGCCAAAATTGAACGAAGATTCCTCCAGCGAGTTATTGAAGTCCGCGCAAGAGTGGAGAAAGGCTGCCGCGCAAACGATATTATCTTGCCGATGCTCAACAGTGAGGATTTTGAGCAATGGAAGGCGAATCTGCCCCCGGGGTATTGGTGGGAAGCGGGAGGAGAATTATTCGAGTCCAGTCAGGCCAGGGGAGAACTGAGTCTTTCCCTGGTGATTTCCATTCTCATGATTATTCTACTGTTGATTATTCAATATAACGGTTTCGCAAAACCCGTCATTATATTAGCAACACTGCCGCTGGCGCTTATTGGCGCGCTCTTTGGCCTTTATATCACGGGGAACCCACTGGGGTTTATGCCGCAACTCGGCATTCTTTCCCTCTTTGGCATTGTGGTGAACACGGCAATCATCTATATAGAATTTGCCGATACACTCATTAAGGAAAAGGCAGAGCAAACTGATGGCTCCGGACCTATCCTCGGCCTGACCATTCAGGAATTCCGTGAATGCCTGGCGCAGGCGGGACAGGCAAGACTGCTCCCGATTGCCATGACTACCCTGACTACGATCGGAGGGCTCCTGCCGCTGGCTTTGGCAGGAGGGCCGTTATGGGAAGGGATGTCTTGGCTTATGATTTTTGGCTTAACCGTGGCGACTTTGCTAACGCTGATCGTTGTTCCATCGCTGTACGCTATATTTGTGGAAAACTTCAAGGTATCACCTATTCAGAAATCGTTAATGAAAATGTCCTTTCATTCACAAAACAAATGA
- a CDS encoding potassium channel family protein: protein MMKSIWSKDKYLGLMICLLLVIIVSPFLYTYPAVKTVFKVFLTAVLFVSVYITSEKKYSFYLSLLLAIPALLSGWGAHVTGIPILLLIEHGFALFFFGYLIYVILSAIFHTKIVTSNIIYGSICVYLLIGVEWGLFYSSIEIIHPGSFNFTAPEAILHGKYSIKQLQLSYFIYYSFITLTTLGYGDITPAIPPAQAMASLQAIFGQLYLTILVARLVGMHVTHKN from the coding sequence ATGATGAAATCAATATGGTCAAAAGATAAATACCTGGGACTTATGATCTGCCTTTTATTAGTCATTATTGTCAGCCCTTTCCTGTATACTTATCCTGCGGTGAAAACTGTTTTTAAAGTATTTTTGACTGCGGTTTTGTTCGTTTCAGTTTATATAACCAGTGAAAAAAAATATTCATTTTACCTTTCGCTTTTACTGGCAATACCAGCGCTGCTTTCAGGCTGGGGAGCGCATGTAACAGGCATACCGATTCTGCTATTAATAGAACATGGTTTTGCGCTGTTTTTCTTTGGTTATCTTATCTACGTAATTCTCTCTGCAATTTTTCATACAAAAATTGTTACTTCAAACATCATTTATGGATCAATATGCGTCTACCTTTTGATAGGAGTGGAGTGGGGACTTTTTTATAGCTCTATAGAAATCATCCATCCTGGCTCGTTCAACTTTACGGCGCCAGAAGCGATATTACATGGCAAGTATTCCATAAAGCAACTGCAACTCTCATATTTTATCTATTACAGTTTTATTACTTTAACCACCCTGGGGTATGGAGATATCACTCCTGCAATACCACCAGCACAGGCAATGGCATCACTTCAGGCAATCTTCGGACAACTGTACTTAACTATTTTAGTCGCCCGTCTTGTGGGAATGCATGTTACGCATAAAAATTAA
- a CDS encoding DUF3313 domain-containing protein translates to MYWIQKSAFVYWFLRVLFLLSVSACATQKPMPSGFLGDYSSLKPSSRTKGAYVYFHPDREIKNYTLFIVDPVMIHLRPEADNRIVHQEEINALAKYFQHEIITALEGQYTVVEAPGNGVLVIKTAITDVAPDLLYITPSPETITSAQGLGGASMEAALIDSLSGEIVAAVMDSRIDPQNKLSVTHTRWGNTKEVLSQWAQLLRLRMDEFHRK, encoded by the coding sequence ATGTATTGGATACAAAAAAGTGCTTTTGTTTATTGGTTTTTGCGTGTATTATTCCTGCTTTCAGTTTCGGCCTGTGCCACACAAAAACCCATGCCTTCCGGCTTTCTTGGCGATTATTCCTCTTTGAAACCCAGCTCCAGGACAAAAGGCGCATACGTTTACTTTCATCCGGACCGGGAGATAAAGAACTATACACTGTTCATTGTTGATCCCGTTATGATACATCTACGCCCTGAAGCGGACAATCGCATTGTTCATCAGGAGGAGATCAATGCGCTGGCAAAATATTTTCAACACGAGATTATTACTGCGCTTGAAGGCCAATACACGGTTGTTGAGGCCCCGGGAAACGGGGTTCTGGTGATCAAGACAGCGATTACGGACGTGGCCCCGGATCTCCTCTATATCACCCCAAGCCCTGAAACGATAACAAGTGCTCAAGGCCTGGGCGGCGCTTCAATGGAAGCGGCACTTATCGATTCTCTCAGCGGCGAAATCGTTGCCGCCGTCATGGACTCACGGATAGATCCGCAAAACAAACTATCGGTAACTCACACAAGATGGGGCAATACGAAAGAAGTATTAAGCCAATGGGCACAATTACTCCGTTTGAGGATGGATGAATTTCACAGGAAATAA
- a CDS encoding YSC84-related protein produces MRYVRLTIILFLFACSVGIGSYVKSAGADTAAEINRKAKSTLALLYEKSPAAKALGEEAVGILIFPSVVKGGFILGGQYGEGVLLEDGVAAGYYNTVQVSYGLQAGGQKYGYVLFFMSDSAMGWLDKTGGWEFGAGPSIVVVDIGAAKALTTTTAHSQVYAFFLDQKGLMAGIGLQGTKVTKVKK; encoded by the coding sequence ATGAGATACGTTCGTTTGACAATCATTCTTTTTCTGTTCGCATGCAGTGTGGGTATAGGTAGTTATGTAAAATCAGCCGGGGCAGATACCGCGGCTGAAATTAATCGTAAAGCCAAAAGTACCCTGGCGCTTCTGTATGAAAAATCTCCCGCGGCCAAGGCGCTGGGAGAAGAAGCGGTAGGCATCCTTATCTTTCCGAGCGTCGTCAAGGGGGGATTTATTCTTGGCGGGCAATATGGCGAGGGTGTTCTCCTCGAAGATGGGGTTGCCGCCGGATATTATAATACCGTTCAGGTTTCGTATGGCCTGCAGGCAGGCGGACAGAAGTACGGGTATGTGCTGTTTTTCATGAGCGATTCCGCGATGGGCTGGCTTGACAAGACCGGGGGCTGGGAGTTTGGTGCTGGTCCGAGTATCGTGGTGGTGGATATTGGCGCGGCAAAGGCTTTGACAACCACAACCGCGCATTCGCAGGTATACGCGTTTTTTCTCGACCAGAAGGGATTGATGGCAGGAATTGGCCTGCAGGGCACAAAAGTTACGAAAGTAAAGAAATAA
- a CDS encoding bifunctional transaldolase/phosoglucose isomerase, whose product MHIVLGSDHAGFELKEEVKAFLVKEHHEVLDVGTYSKDPVDYPDYAEAIGTALREHRAERGILLCGSGVGASMAANRIPGIRAGLCHDTYSAHQGVEHDGMNVLVLGGRVVGIELARELIRAFLNASFTGEGRHLRRLAKMTALENRLRALQVFGQSVWLDYIRHSLITSGELRRLIDEDGLRGLTSNPAIFEKAIAGSADYREVFETPEARMTDAKTLYEKIAIRDIQDAADALRPVYEETVKRDGYVSLEVSPLLAHDTAGTMEEARRLWQAVGRDNLMIKIPATPPGIPAIHQLISEGINVNVTLLFAQETYAQVAEAYIAGLEKFVARGGDPKRVASVASFFISRIDSAIDGLITEQLQRTTNAREEKLLRGLTGKVAVASAKLTYLRYQELFSGQRWQTLARQGAQTQRLLWASTGTKNPRYRDVVYIEELIGPDTINTIPPTTFEAFRDHGRPRASLTEDVDSACDTMDTLAEVGISMKDVTDTLLGEGVRLFSGAFGKLMKAVEKQSREAGAGIINLPTYQLPDPLTAAVHDSLAEWRAQGKVRRLWGRDASLWTGKDEAQWLGWLGIANDQLAHIQRLTHITEVAKNAGFSHVLLLGMGGASLSAEVIKMTFGSIRSFPELYVLDSTDPAQVKAFENKVDLKHTLFIVSSKSGSTLEPNILKQYFFDRLTQIVGLKEAGSRFIAITDPGTKIQQIAEIDGFRHVFFGWANIGGRYSALSDFGLVPAAIMGVDVEKFLDRAEKMVYACMPSVPVEENPGVILGTILGIAANQFGHNKVTIITSPGIYGLGAWIEQMIAASTGKEGKGLIPIDREALGKPDVYARDRIFVYLRLRSAPDTAQDKFMEGLEQAGYPVVRIEVNDHYDLGEEFFRWEIAAATAGSILGINPFNQPDVEASKTSTRKLAAEYERNGTLPKEIPIFTAEGIQLFTDEKNAGALTKMASGHPTLAGYLKAHLNRLCTGDYFALLAYIEMNEVHERVLQTIRHGVRDARRVATCLQFGPRFLHSTGQAYKGGPNTGVFLQITCDDVVDLPLPGQKYTFGVVKAAQARGDFQVLTERDRRALRVHLGADVGAGLTTLQKTIAAALLS is encoded by the coding sequence ATGCATATTGTACTAGGTTCAGATCATGCAGGGTTCGAGCTGAAGGAAGAGGTGAAAGCCTTTTTGGTCAAGGAGCATCATGAGGTGCTCGACGTTGGCACCTACAGCAAAGATCCCGTGGACTATCCGGATTATGCTGAGGCTATCGGCACAGCCCTGCGCGAACACCGGGCCGAACGTGGCATCCTCCTCTGCGGCAGCGGTGTTGGGGCATCGATGGCCGCGAACAGGATTCCCGGCATTCGCGCCGGCCTCTGCCATGACACCTACTCGGCACACCAGGGCGTGGAGCATGATGGCATGAACGTGCTGGTGCTCGGAGGTCGTGTCGTTGGTATTGAACTCGCCCGTGAGCTGATTCGCGCGTTCTTAAACGCAAGCTTCACCGGTGAGGGACGTCATCTGCGGCGGCTCGCCAAGATGACGGCACTGGAGAACCGGTTGCGCGCGTTGCAGGTCTTCGGTCAGTCGGTGTGGCTCGATTACATACGCCACAGCTTAATCACCAGCGGTGAGTTGCGCCGCCTGATCGACGAAGACGGACTGCGGGGATTGACTTCTAATCCGGCGATTTTCGAAAAGGCCATCGCCGGCAGTGCCGATTATCGTGAGGTTTTCGAAACACCGGAGGCGCGGATGACGGATGCGAAGACGCTCTATGAAAAAATCGCGATCCGCGATATTCAAGACGCCGCCGATGCGCTGCGCCCCGTGTACGAGGAGACTGTAAAGCGTGACGGATACGTTAGTCTCGAAGTCTCGCCGTTGCTCGCACATGACACGGCGGGCACGATGGAAGAAGCCCGGCGGTTATGGCAAGCGGTGGGACGCGATAATCTGATGATCAAAATCCCGGCCACGCCTCCTGGCATTCCTGCCATCCATCAGCTCATCAGCGAGGGCATCAATGTCAATGTAACGCTGCTCTTTGCGCAGGAAACCTACGCGCAGGTGGCGGAAGCGTATATTGCAGGGCTGGAGAAATTTGTCGCCCGCGGCGGCGACCCGAAGCGGGTGGCAAGCGTTGCCAGTTTCTTTATCAGCAGGATCGATAGCGCAATCGACGGGCTTATTACGGAACAGTTGCAAAGAACAACAAATGCGAGAGAGGAAAAACTTCTGCGCGGCCTTACCGGTAAGGTGGCGGTCGCCAGCGCCAAGCTCACCTACCTGCGTTATCAGGAGCTCTTCAGCGGACAGCGCTGGCAGACACTGGCAAGACAGGGCGCGCAAACGCAACGCTTGTTATGGGCCAGCACGGGCACGAAGAATCCCCGCTACCGCGACGTTGTCTACATAGAAGAACTGATCGGGCCCGATACCATTAATACGATTCCTCCCACGACCTTCGAGGCGTTTCGTGACCACGGGCGGCCGCGCGCAAGTCTCACGGAAGATGTCGATTCCGCCTGTGATACCATGGACACGCTCGCTGAAGTCGGGATTTCGATGAAAGACGTAACCGATACGTTGCTTGGCGAGGGCGTACGGCTTTTCTCCGGCGCCTTCGGGAAACTGATGAAGGCCGTGGAGAAGCAAAGCAGGGAGGCGGGGGCTGGAATAATCAACTTACCGACTTACCAACTACCCGATCCCCTGACCGCTGCGGTGCACGATTCATTGGCAGAGTGGCGTGCGCAGGGCAAGGTTAGAAGGCTGTGGGGCCGGGATGCGTCGCTGTGGACCGGCAAGGATGAAGCGCAATGGCTTGGCTGGCTCGGCATTGCAAACGATCAGTTGGCCCATATCCAGCGTTTAACCCATATTACCGAAGTGGCAAAGAACGCGGGTTTCTCGCATGTCCTGTTGCTGGGCATGGGAGGGGCGAGTCTCTCTGCCGAAGTGATAAAAATGACCTTTGGTTCGATCCGCAGTTTTCCGGAACTTTATGTTCTCGACTCCACTGACCCGGCCCAGGTGAAGGCTTTTGAGAACAAAGTCGATCTGAAACACACGCTCTTCATCGTATCAAGCAAATCGGGCTCGACGCTTGAGCCCAACATTTTAAAACAGTATTTCTTTGACCGTCTCACGCAGATCGTTGGTCTGAAAGAGGCCGGCAGTCGTTTCATCGCCATCACCGATCCCGGTACAAAGATACAGCAGATTGCTGAAATCGATGGCTTTCGACATGTCTTTTTCGGCTGGGCGAATATCGGCGGACGCTACTCGGCGCTCTCTGATTTCGGGCTGGTCCCCGCGGCTATCATGGGTGTGGATGTGGAGAAGTTTTTGGATCGGGCCGAAAAGATGGTATATGCCTGCATGCCATCGGTTCCGGTTGAAGAAAACCCTGGTGTCATACTCGGCACCATCCTCGGAATAGCCGCGAATCAATTCGGTCACAATAAGGTGACGATCATTACATCGCCGGGCATTTACGGTCTTGGCGCCTGGATCGAGCAGATGATTGCCGCGTCAACAGGCAAAGAGGGCAAGGGGTTGATTCCAATCGATCGCGAAGCGCTCGGCAAGCCTGATGTGTATGCCCGTGACCGCATATTTGTCTATCTGAGATTACGTTCGGCTCCGGACACCGCTCAGGATAAATTCATGGAAGGGCTTGAACAGGCCGGTTACCCGGTCGTGCGTATTGAGGTAAACGATCATTACGATCTGGGTGAGGAATTTTTCCGCTGGGAGATCGCAGCAGCGACGGCCGGTTCCATCCTTGGCATTAACCCGTTTAATCAGCCGGATGTAGAAGCGAGCAAGACCTCGACGCGGAAGCTGGCCGCCGAGTATGAAAGAAACGGGACATTGCCCAAAGAGATTCCAATTTTCACCGCAGAGGGGATTCAGCTATTCACGGATGAGAAGAATGCTGGCGCATTAACGAAGATGGCAAGCGGTCATCCAACGCTGGCGGGATATCTCAAGGCACACCTAAACCGGCTATGCACCGGTGACTATTTTGCGCTTCTCGCCTATATAGAAATGAACGAGGTGCACGAGCGGGTATTACAGACAATACGACATGGCGTTCGCGATGCCCGGCGCGTAGCTACGTGTCTGCAATTCGGACCGCGCTTCCTCCACTCAACAGGACAGGCTTACAAGGGCGGTCCAAACACGGGCGTGTTCCTGCAGATCACGTGCGATGACGTCGTCGATTTGCCCTTACCTGGACAAAAGTACACGTTTGGTGTCGTCAAGGCTGCCCAGGCCCGAGGTGATTTTCAGGTACTGACGGAGCGGGACCGCCGCGCCTTACGCGTTCATCTTGGAGCTGATGTCGGCGCTGGCCTGACTACGCTGCAAAAGACCATTGCCGCGGCGCTGCTGTCGTAG
- a CDS encoding LOG family protein, whose product MNTKDSMKQKTDVVSLADEEGVKQILVNSVLGLWDIVNNLTRLKPSRRDRYRVTIFGSARAKTGTFVYQETKRVAAALAEMGCDIITGGGPGLMQAANEGAAASPERAQSFGIRVDLPFEQEVNSFVTQAFEHRTFFTRLHQFVLASDAFIVAPGGIGTVLETMMIWQLLQVRHLEDTPLILVGKMWPGLIEWARSSMLSAETPLANAGDITIPRCAASANEAIALIREHHQVWLSKRHGR is encoded by the coding sequence ATGAACACGAAAGATTCAATGAAGCAAAAAACAGATGTAGTCAGCCTGGCAGACGAGGAAGGAGTGAAGCAAATTCTCGTAAACTCGGTCCTCGGCCTTTGGGACATCGTCAACAATCTTACACGGCTCAAGCCATCCCGGCGCGACCGCTACCGTGTGACAATCTTTGGGTCAGCGCGGGCGAAGACCGGAACGTTCGTTTACCAGGAGACCAAGCGGGTTGCTGCCGCCCTTGCCGAAATGGGCTGCGATATCATCACCGGCGGCGGACCCGGGCTGATGCAGGCCGCAAACGAGGGAGCTGCCGCCTCTCCGGAACGCGCACAGTCCTTTGGAATCCGGGTTGATTTACCCTTTGAACAGGAAGTTAATTCGTTTGTTACCCAGGCCTTCGAGCATCGGACATTTTTTACGCGCCTGCACCAGTTCGTGCTCGCCTCCGACGCCTTCATCGTTGCGCCGGGAGGAATCGGCACGGTCCTGGAAACGATGATGATCTGGCAGTTGCTGCAGGTCCGTCACCTGGAGGACACGCCGCTGATTCTTGTGGGGAAAATGTGGCCGGGCCTTATCGAATGGGCGCGCAGTTCCATGCTCTCTGCCGAGACTCCTTTGGCAAACGCCGGGGACATAACGATTCCGCGCTGCGCGGCGAGTGCCAACGAAGCGATCGCACTCATCCGCGAACACCATCAGGTCTGGTTATCCAAACGCCACGGGAGATAA